TTCGTTGAGCTTGTAGCCGTCGTAGTAACCCTCGCCGTTGGTGCCGTGCAGGTCGGACACCGAAACCCCGGCGTTGGTCAGGTCAGTGACGCCGGTGTACAGCGGCACACCGGCATTGCTCAGGTCCACCGCCGTTGCGCCGTTGACTGAGAGATTGACGTCGTAGCTGCCCGGGCCGCTCTGGTTGTGGTGGTAGATATCGATGGTGTAGTAGCCGCTGGTGGTCGGGGTGAAGGTACCGTTGAGGTTACCGCCCGCGCCCCAGGTGGTGCTGGCCACGTTCTTGCCGCCAATGGTCACCAACAGGCTGTCGTCGCCGGTGCCGGAGAAGGTGTAGGACTTGCCGGCTTCCAGGTAGATCAGGCCGGAGGTCTTCGACGCAGTGCCCGGGGTGATGTTGCCGTCGGACTGGACGTTGGTCGCCAGGCTGCTGCTGTTTGGCGTGCCGGCGGCGTCGATCACCGATTTCAGGGTGCTGGCGGACGCGCCGCTGCCGTCGGTGCCCAGGCCGCTGAGGCCGGTCCAGACTTCCTTGAGCAGGCCCACCGAGTTCACGTTGTTGCCGGCCACGCTCAGGGTCGGTGCATCGGCCACTGGGGTGATGTCGACCGTGACCGTACCGGTGCTGCCCAGGGCCTGGCCATCGGTTGGCTGGAATTTGATCTGGGCGTAATCGGCCTGTTGGTTGCCCACGCCGCTGCCGCCGTAGCCGTTGGTGCCGGATTCGTTGGCGTCCGGGGTGAAGCGCAGCTTGCCGGCATCGATATCGGCCTTGCTGATGGTCTGGTTGTTGGCCACGTCCTTCCAGGTCGAACCGTCCAGGTACTGCAGTTTGCCGTCACTTGGCAGCTGGGTGATCTTCACTCCCAGGCTGGACGCCGGGCTGTCGACGTCGCTGACGCCGAAGTTCGACCAGGTCAGGGCCAGCGGGGTGTCTTCGCTGCCGGTCACGGCGCCGCCGGTGGCGGTTGGCGCGTCGTTGACCGCCACCACGTTGACCGTGGTGGTGGCGACGTTGGAGTAGTTGCCACCGTCGGTCACGGTCACGGTGATGGTCCGTGGCGTGGTGCTCGGATCTTCACTGTTGTTGGTGAAGGTGATGTTCTTGATCTGCTGCATGTAGTCGGCCAGCGTCGCGTTGCCCGACAGGGTCAGGGTGATCGAACCGTCCTTGCTGTTGGCATTGATGTTGATGCCGTTGACGCTGTTGCCCAGGTTCAGCGAGTCCCCTGGCTGACGGTTGGTCAGAACGATGGTCGCGCCGGTGAGCATGGTGCTGTCCGGATCGGTGATGCTCAGGTCGGTGTCGGCGATCGACACGCCAGGGCCCGCGGTGCCTTCGGTGAAGGTGACCTTGTAGTCGGCCCCGGTGGCGCCGCTGGAGTTGTTGGCGTCCAGGTCGATGACCGGTGGCGCATCGTTGTCGATGATCGAGGTGGTGACGCTGTTGTTGCTGCCCACCACCAGGTTCTCGAAGTTGCCACCGGTGGCCGAGTCGATCTTGACCACGAAGTTTTCCGTCCCTTCGGTGATCTTGTCGTCAATGGTGGCGACGTTGAAGGTGGCGCTGCTGGCGCCGGCCGGAATCTTCACGGTGTACACGCCGCTGAAGTCCGAGCCGTCGGTGGCGGTGCCGCTGTAGCTGATCTTCAGGGTGACTTCGGTCTGTGCCGGGTGGGTCAGGCTCACGGTGTAGCTGGCGGTCTGGCCTTCAGTGACCGAGGTGCTGCCGGTGATGCCCACCGAGGTGGTATCCACGGTGTCGGTCACGTTGGTTACCGCTGGGGTGGTGTCCGGCACCAGTTTCTCGAAGTTGCCTCCGGTGGCGCTGGTGATCGAGGCATTGACCTTGCCGGCGTCGATATAGACGTCGTCTGCCGGTGCCGCGACGGTGACGGTACCGGTGGTTTTGCCGGCGGCGATGTTGATCACCGCACCATTGGACAGGGTCACGGTGACCGGCGTACCGGCGGCGTTGGTCAGGGTGGCGGTGTAGATGATCGAGCCGCCTTCGGCCACGGTGCCGGTGGCGCTGAGGCTGACGCTGGTGGTGTCGACGGTGTCGGTCACGGTGGTGCTGACTGGCGATTTATCCGCCACCAGGTTCTCGTAGTTGCCGCCGCTGACATTGGTGATGGAGTTGGTCAGCGGGGTGTGACCGACCAGTACATCGTTAGGCGCAGTGATGCTTACCGAGCCGGTGGTTTCACCGACCGGGATGGTGATTTTTTCACCATTGGCCAGGGTCACCACGACCGGCGAGCCAGTCACTGGAGCGGTGACGGTAGCGGTGTAGGTGACATTGCCGCCTTCGGCCGCCGAAGGCGTGGCCTTCAGCGTGACGGTGGAGTTGTCGATGGTGTCGGTGACATCCGTGACGGCTGGCGTGGTGCTTGGTACCAGCTTCTCGAAGTTGCCGCCTTCGGCCTTGGTGATGGTCGCTTCGACCTTGCCGGCGTCCTTGTACACGTCATCGGCTGGCGCGGCGACAGTCACCTTCCCGGAAGTGGCGCCTGCGGCAATGGTAATCACTGCCCCGTTGGACAAGGTCACGGTCACTGGCGTACCGGCAGCATTGCTCAGGGTCGCTGTATAGGTGATCTGGCCACCTTCAGCGACAGTGCCGGTGGCGCTGAGGCTGAGGTTTGTAGTGTCGACGGTATCGGTCACGGTGGTGCTGACTGGCGATTTATCCGCCACCAGGTTCTCGTAGTTGCCGCCGCTGACATTGGTGATGGAGTTGGTCAGCGGTGTGTGACCGACCAGTACATCGTTAGGCGCAGTGATGCTTACCGAGCCGGTGGTTTCACCCACTGGAATGGTGATCTTCTCGCCATTGGCCAGGGTCACCACGACTGGCGAGCCAGTCACTGGTGCGGTGACGGTAGCGGTGTAGGTGACGTTGCCGCCTTCGGCCGCCGAAGGCGTGGCCTTCAGCGTGACGGTGGAGTTGTCGATGGTATCGGTGACATCCGTGACGGCTGGCGTGGTGCTTGGTACCAGCTTCTCGAAGTTGCCGCCTTCGGCCTTGGTGATGGTCGCTTCGACCTTGCCGGCGTCCTTGTACACGTCATCGGCTGGCGCAGCCACGGTCACGGTACCGCTGGTTGCCCCGGCGGCGATGGTGATCACCGCGCCGTTGCTCAGCGTTACGGTGACCGGAGTCCCGGCAGCATTGCTCAGGGTCGCGGTGTAAACGATCGAACCGCCTTCCGCTACCGAAGGTGTAGCCGCCAGGGACAGATTGGTGGTGTCGACGGTGTCGGTCACGGTGGTGCTGACCGGGGTCTTGTCGGCCACCAGGTTCTCGTAGTTGCCGCCGCTGACATTGGTGATGGAGTTGGTCAGCGGGGTGTGACCGACCAGTACATCGTTAGGCGCGCTGATGCTTACCGAGCCGGTGGTTTCACCGACCGGGATGGTGATCTTCTCGCCATTGGCTAGGGTCACGATTACCGGCGAGCCAGTCACTGGTGCGGTGACGGTAGCGGTGTAGGTGACATTGCCGCCTTCGGCCGCCGAAGGCGTGGCCTTCAGCGTGACGGTGGAGTTGTCGATGGTGTCGGTGACATCCGTGACGGCTGGCGTGGTGCTTGGTACCAGTTTTTCGAAGTTGCCACCTTCAGCCTTGGTGATGGTGGCTTCGACTTTGCCGGCGTCCTTGTACACGTCATCAGCTGGCGCAGCCACGGTCACTGTACCGCTGGTTGCCCCGGCGGCGATGGTGATCACCGCGCCGTTGCTCAGCGTTACGGTCACCGGCGTGCCAGCGGCGTTAGTGAGGGTCGCGGTGTAAACGATCGAACCGCCTTCCGCTACCGAAGGTGTAGCCGCCAGGGACAGATTGGTGGTGTCGACGGTGTCGGTCACGGTGGTGCTGACCGGGGTCTTATCGGCCACCAGATTTTCGTAGTTGCCGCCGCTGACATCGGTGATGGAGTTGGTCAGCGGTGTGTGGCCGACCAGTACATCGTTCGGCGCGCTGATGCTCACCGATCCCGTGGTTTCACCGACCGGGATGGTGATTTTTTCACCATTGGCCAGGGTCACGACTACCGGCGAGCCGGTCACCGGAGCGGTGACAGTCGCGGTGTAAGTGACGTTGCCACCTTCGGCCGCCGAAGGCGTGGCTTTCAGCGTGACGGTGGAGTTGTCGATGGTGTCGGTGACGTCAGTCACGGCTGGCGTGGTGCTTGGTACCAGCTTCTCGAAGTTGCCGCCTTCGGCCTTGGTGATGGTGGCTTCGACCTTGCCGGCGTCCTTGTACACGTCATCGGCTGGGGCTGCGACGGTAGCGGTACCTGAAGTGGCGCCCGCTGCAATGGTAATTACCGCACCGTTGCTCAAGGTCACGGTGACCGGTGTACCTGCGGCATTGCTCAGCGTGGCGGTGTAAACAATCGAGCCACCCTCGGCTACCGAAGGTGTGGCACTGAGGCTGAGGTTTGTGGTGTCGACGGTATCGGTCACGGTGGTGCTGACCGGGGTCTTGTCGGCCACCAGGTTTTCGTAGTTGCCGCCGCTGACATCGGTGATGGAGTTGGTCAGTGGAGTGTGGCCAACCAGCACATCGTTCGGTGCGCTGATGCTCACCGAGCCCGTGGTTTCACCCACTGGAATGGTGATTTTTTCACCATTGGCCAGGGTCACCACGACTGGCGAGCCAGTCACTGGAGCGGTGACGGTAGCGGTGTAGGTGACATTGCCGCCTTCGGCCGCCGAAGGCGTGGCTTTCAGCGACACGGTGGAGGTATCGATGGTATCCGTGACGTCCGTGATGGCTGGAGTCGGATTGGTCTCCAGGTGTTCGAAGTTGCCGCCCTCTGCCTTGGTAATGGTGGCTTCGACTTTGCCGGCGTCCTTGTAGACGTCATCGGCCGGAGCCGCGACGGTAGCAGTGCCGGAAGTGGCGCCGGCAGCGATAGTAATTACCGCACCGTTGCTCAGGGTCACGGTGACAGGAGTACCAGCAGCATTGCTCAGGGTCGCGGTGTAAACAATGGAACCACCTTCGGCCACCGAGTCAGTAGCGCTCAGGCTCAGAGTGGTGGTGTCCGGCGTATCGGTAACGCTGGTTTCGGCTGGCTTGTCATTGATCTCCAGCTTCTCGTAGTTACCGCCGTCCGCTTTGGTAATGGTGGTGCTCAGGGAGCTACCGCCAGCCAGGGCATCGTTGGGTGCAGTGAAATTCACGGTGCCGGAAGACTCGCCAACCGGGATGGTGATGGTCTGTCCGTTGGACAGGGTCACCACAACTGGCGAACCGGTCACAGGTGCCGAGACCGAAGCGGTGTAAACCACGATGCCGCCTTCGGCGACGCTCGGCGTAGCGGTCAGGCTGACAGTCGACGTATCGATAGTGTCAGTGACGTCAGTGACGGCTGGAGTCGGATTGGTCTCCAGGTGTTCGAAGTTGCCGCCTTCAGCTTTAGTGATGGTGGCTTCGACCTTGCCGGCGTCTTTGTAGACGTCATCGGCTGGGGCTGCGACGGTAGCGGTACCGGAAGTAGCGCCCGCGGCGATGGTGATTACCGCACCGTTGCTCAGGGTCACGGTGACCGGAGTACCAGCGGCGTTGCTCAAGGTGGCGGTGTAGACGATGGAGCCACCCTCGGCCACGGAATCGGTGGCAGTGAGGCTCAGAGTGGTGGTGTCTGGTGTATCAGTAACCGAGGTTTCAGCCGGCTTGTCGTTGATTTCCAGCTTCTCGTAGTTACCACCGTCCGCTTTGGTAATGGTGGTGCTCAGCGAGCTACCGCCAGCCAGGGCGTCGTTTGGCGCGGTGAAGTTCACAGTGCCGGAAGACTCGCCAACCGGAATGGTGATGGTTTGACCGTTGGACAAGGTCACCACAACCGGCGAACCAGTCACAGGTGCCGAGACCGAAGCGGTGTACACGACGATGCCGCCTTCGGCGATGCTCGGTGTGGCCGTCAACGAAACGGTGCTGGTGTCGATGGTGTCGGTGACGTCAGTGACGGCTGGAGTCGTGCTTGGCACCAGGTTTTCGAAATTGCCACCTTCAGCCTTGGTGATGGTGGCTTCGACTTTGCCGGCGTCCTTGTACACGTCATCAGCTGGCGCAGCCACGGTCACGGTACCGCTGGTTGCCCCGGCGGCGATGGTGATCACTGCGCCGTTGCTCAGCGTTACGGTGACCGGAGTCCCGGCAGCATTGCTCAGGGTCGCGGTGTAAACGATCGAACCGCCTTCCGCTACCGAAGGTGTAGCCGCCAAGGACAGATTGGTGGTGTCGACGGTGTCGGTCACTGTGGTGCTGACCGGAGTCTTGTCGGCCACCAGGTTCTCGTAGTTGCCGCCGCTGACATCGGTGATGGAGTTGGTCAGCGGTGTATGGCCAACCAGCACATCATTTGGTGCGCTGATGCTCACCGAGCCCGTGGTTTCACCGACCGGGATGGTGATTTTTTCACCATTGGCCAGGGTCACGACTACCGGCGATCCGGTCACCGGAGCGGTGACAGTCGCGGTGTAAGTGACGTTGCCACCTTCGGCCGCCGAAGGCGTGGCTTTCAGCGTGACGGTGGAGTTGTCGATGGTGTCGGTGACGTCAGTCACGGCTGGAGCAGGGTTGGTGACCAGGTTTTCGAAGTTGCCGCCTTCAGCCTTGGTGATGGTGGCTTCAACTTTGCCGGCGTCCTTGTACACGTCATCGGCGGGTGCTGCGACGGTGACGGTGCCAGTGGTCTTGCCTGCTTCAATAGTGATCACTGCACCGTTGCTCAGGGTCACGGTGACCGGCGTGCCGGCAGCGTTGGTCAGGGTTGCGGTGTAAGTGATCTGGCCGCCTTCGGCCACGGAGCCAGTGGCGCCAAGGCTGAGGTTGGTGGTGTCTACGGTATCGGTGACGCTGGTTTCAGCGGGCTTGTCGCTGAACTCCAGCTTCTCGTAATTGCCGCCTTCTACCTTGGTGATGGTGGTGCTCAAGGAGCTGCCGCCAGCCAGGGCATCGTTTGGCGCCGTGACATTGACCGTCCCGGAAGATTCACCCACCGGGATGGTGATGGTCTGACCGTTGGCCAGGGTCACTACGACAGGCGAACCGGTAACCGGTGCGGTGACCGAAGCGGTGTAAACCACGATGCCGCCTTCGGCGACGCTCGGCGTAGCGGTCAGGCTGACAGTCGACGTATCGATGGTGTCAGTGACATCGGTGACCGCAGGAGCTGGATTGGTCTCCAGGTTCTCGAAGTTGCCACCCTCTGCCTTGGTGATGGTGACTTCAACCTTGCCGGCGTCTTTATAGACGTCATCAGCTGGAGCCGCGACGGTCGCAGTGCCCGAAGTGGCGCCGGCAGCGATGGTGATCACCGCGCCGTTGGACAGGGTCACGGTGACTGGCGTGCCAGCGGCGTTGCTCAAGGTGGCGGTGTAAACAATCGACCCGCCCTCAGCCACGGTATCGGTGGCCGTTACGCTCAGAGTGGTGGTGTCTGGTGTATCGGTAACCGAAGTTTCAGCTGGCTTGTCGTTGATCTCCAGCTTCTCGTAATTACCGCCGTCTGCTTTGGTAATGGTGGTGCTCAAGGAGCTACCACCAGCCAGAGCATCGTTGGGTGCAGTGAAATTCACGGTACCGGAAGACTCGCCAACCGGGATGGTGATGGTCTGTCCGTTGGACAAGGTCACCACAACTGGCGAACCGGTCACAGGTGCAGATACCGAAGCGGTGTAAACGACAATGCCGCCTTCGGCCACGCTCGGCGTGGCAGTCAGGCTGACAGTCGACGTATCGATGGTGTCAGTGACGTCAGTCACGGCTGGAGCTGGATCGGTGACCAGGTTCTCGAAGTTGCCGCCCTCTGCCTTGGTGATGGTGACTTCGACCTTGCCGGCGTCTTTATAGACGTCATCAGCTGGAGCCGCGACGGTCGCAGTGCCCGAAGTGGCGCCGGCAGCGATAGTAATCACCGCACCGTTGCTCAGGGTCACGGTGACCGGAGTGCCAGCAGCGTTGGTCAGTGTGGCGGTGTAAACGATCGACCCGCCCTCTGCCACGGTATCGGTGGCCGTTACGCTCAGAGTGGTGGTGTCCGGAGTGTCGGTAACTGAGGTCTCGGCTGGCTTGTCATTGATCTCCAGCTTTTCGTAGTTACCACCGTCAGCCTTGGTAATGGTGGTGCTCA
This genomic stretch from Pseudomonas sp. Os17 harbors:
- a CDS encoding immunoglobulin-like domain-containing protein, which translates into the protein MTLSNGQTITIPVGESSGTVNFTAPNDALAGGSSLSTTITKADGGNYEKLEINDKPAETSVTDTPDTTTLSVTATDTVAEGGSIVYTATLTNAAGTPVTVTLSNGAVITIAAGATSGTATVAAPADDVYKDAGKVEVTITKADGGNFENLVTNPAPAVTDVTDTIDTSTVSLTATPSVAEGGIVVYTASVSAPVTGSPVVVTLSNGQTITIPVGESSGTVNFTAPNDALAGGSSLSTTITKADGGNYEKLEINDKPAETSVTDTPDTTTLSVTATDTVAEGGSIVYTATLTNAAGTPVTVTLSNGAVITIAAGATSGTATVAAPADDVYKDAGKVEVTITKAEGGNFENLVTDPAPAVTDVTDTIDTSTVSLTATPSVAEGGIVVYTASVSAPVTGSPVVVTLSNGQTITIPVGESSGTVNFTAPNDALAGGSSLSTTITKADGGNYEKLEINDKPAETSVTDTPDTTTLSVTATDTVAEGGSIVYTATLSNAAGTPVTVTLSNGAVITIAAGATSGTATVAAPADDVYKDAGKVEVTITKAEGGNFENLETNPAPAVTDVTDTIDTSTVSLTATPSVAEGGIVVYTASVTAPVTGSPVVVTLANGQTITIPVGESSGTVNVTAPNDALAGGSSLSTTITKVEGGNYEKLEFSDKPAETSVTDTVDTTNLSLGATGSVAEGGQITYTATLTNAAGTPVTVTLSNGAVITIEAGKTTGTVTVAAPADDVYKDAGKVEATITKAEGGNFENLVTNPAPAVTDVTDTIDNSTVTLKATPSAAEGGNVTYTATVTAPVTGSPVVVTLANGEKITIPVGETTGSVSISAPNDVLVGHTPLTNSITDVSGGNYENLVADKTPVSTTVTDTVDTTNLSLAATPSVAEGGSIVYTATLSNAAGTPVTVTLSNGAVITIAAGATSGTVTVAAPADDVYKDAGKVEATITKAEGGNFENLVPSTTPAVTDVTDTIDTSTVSLTATPSIAEGGIVVYTASVSAPVTGSPVVVTLSNGQTITIPVGESSGTVNFTAPNDALAGGSSLSTTITKADGGNYEKLEINDKPAETSVTDTPDTTTLSLTATDSVAEGGSIVYTATLSNAAGTPVTVTLSNGAVITIAAGATSGTATVAAPADDVYKDAGKVEATITKAEGGNFEHLETNPTPAVTDVTDTIDTSTVSLTATPSVAEGGIVVYTASVSAPVTGSPVVVTLSNGQTITIPVGESSGTVNFTAPNDALAGGSSLSTTITKADGGNYEKLEINDKPAETSVTDTPDTTTLSLSATDSVAEGGSIVYTATLSNAAGTPVTVTLSNGAVITIAAGATSGTATVAAPADDVYKDAGKVEATITKAEGGNFEHLETNPTPAITDVTDTIDTSTVSLKATPSAAEGGNVTYTATVTAPVTGSPVVVTLANGEKITIPVGETTGSVSISAPNDVLVGHTPLTNSITDVSGGNYENLVADKTPVSTTVTDTVDTTNLSLSATPSVAEGGSIVYTATLSNAAGTPVTVTLSNGAVITIAAGATSGTATVAAPADDVYKDAGKVEATITKAEGGNFEKLVPSTTPAVTDVTDTIDNSTVTLKATPSAAEGGNVTYTATVTAPVTGSPVVVTLANGEKITIPVGETTGSVSISAPNDVLVGHTPLTNSITDVSGGNYENLVADKTPVSTTVTDTVDTTNLSLAATPSVAEGGSIVYTATLTNAAGTPVTVTLSNGAVITIAAGATSGTVTVAAPADDVYKDAGKVEATITKAEGGNFEKLVPSTTPAVTDVTDTIDNSTVTLKATPSAAEGGNVTYTATVTAPVTGSPVIVTLANGEKITIPVGETTGSVSISAPNDVLVGHTPLTNSITNVSGGNYENLVADKTPVSTTVTDTVDTTNLSLAATPSVAEGGSIVYTATLSNAAGTPVTVTLSNGAVITIAAGATSGTVTVAAPADDVYKDAGKVEATITKAEGGNFEKLVPSTTPAVTDVTDTIDNSTVTLKATPSAAEGGNVTYTATVTAPVTGSPVVVTLANGEKITIPVGETTGSVSITAPNDVLVGHTPLTNSITNVSGGNYENLVADKSPVSTTVTDTVDTTNLSLSATGTVAEGGQITYTATLSNAAGTPVTVTLSNGAVITIAAGATSGKVTVAAPADDVYKDAGKVEATITKAEGGNFEKLVPSTTPAVTDVTDTIDNSTVTLKATPSAAEGGNVTYTATVTAPVTGSPVVVTLANGEKITIPVGETTGSVSITAPNDVLVGHTPLTNSITNVSGGNYENLVADKSPVSTTVTDTVDTTSVSLSATGTVAEGGSIIYTATLTNAAGTPVTVTLSNGAVINIAAGKTTGTVTVAAPADDVYIDAGKVNASITSATGGNFEKLVPDTTPAVTNVTDTVDTTSVGITGSTSVTEGQTASYTVSLTHPAQTEVTLKISYSGTATDGSDFSGVYTVKIPAGASSATFNVATIDDKITEGTENFVVKIDSATGGNFENLVVGSNNSVTTSIIDNDAPPVIDLDANNSSGATGADYKVTFTEGTAGPGVSIADTDLSITDPDSTMLTGATIVLTNRQPGDSLNLGNSVNGININANSKDGSITLTLSGNATLADYMQQIKNITFTNNSEDPSTTPRTITVTVTDGGNYSNVATTTVNVVAVNDAPTATGGAVTGSEDTPLALTWSNFGVSDVDSPASSLGVKITQLPSDGKLQYLDGSTWKDVANNQTISKADIDAGKLRFTPDANESGTNGYGGSGVGNQQADYAQIKFQPTDGQALGSTGTVTVDITPVADAPTLSVAGNNVNSVGLLKEVWTGLSGLGTDGSGASASTLKSVIDAAGTPNSSSLATNVQSDGNITPGTASKTSGLIYLEAGKSYTFSGTGDDSLLVTIGGKNVASTTWGAGGNLNGTFTPTTSGYYTIDIYHHNQSGPGSYDVNLSVNGATAVDLSNAGVPLYTGVTDLTNAGVSVSDLHGTNGEGYYDGYKLNEGGEGGSVHLSKISTGLTDTDGSETLSVKISGIPAGSVLSDGAGHTFTATASSGEANVTGWNLGNLTVTPPPYYNGSFNLNVTSTSTESLGGSASSTAQIPVKVYPATYNAVVATSGDDTVTGTDGNDIVVADIGGLTVVPGTNYNIAFMVDSSGSMGSSIAAAKNSLTAVFNTLKNSIGGAGSGTVNIFLADFDSQVNKSVSVNLNDPNALAQLKAVLDSMSSGGGTNYEDVFKTTANFFQSSLATSNTNATNLTYFITDGKPTYYQTGEQTNPTLYGNVRLDDVVTTSNYKLGDTFSTYIDNTHALTVNANGTVVLQTYSSNWWGSGWNSATLGTLHAQGDGTYELSTLAGNGSTTNSASINNSNEGFVLLSKLSQVEAIGLNNDVSLNDLKPYDSDGKPQTNIDPNDLANSIIGHTEATMPGADTVSGGNGNDILFGDLVSFNGVAGEGYQAMQAYVAKQTGVDVSQVSTSNVHQYITEHYTEFDVSGSHDGNDTLLGGDGNDILFGQGGNDFLDGGRGNDILLGGTGNDTLIGGKGNDILIGGSGADTFVWKAGDTGNDVIKDFKASEGDRIDLRDLLQGESASTIDNFLKITTVDGVSTLQVSSEGKLNAAGGLANADVTIKLEGNNWSNANINSLIAGSDPTIKIDHNNS